One genomic segment of Manis javanica isolate MJ-LG chromosome 7, MJ_LKY, whole genome shotgun sequence includes these proteins:
- the ORC4 gene encoding origin recognition complex subunit 4 isoform X3, giving the protein MVQRILRERFCHQSSHSNLFGVQVQYKHLIELLKRTAICGESNSLLIIGPRGSGKTMLIDHALKELVKVEEVTENILQVHLNGLLQINDKIALKEITRQLNLENVVGDKVFGSFAENLSFLLEALKKGDRTSSCPVIFILDEFDLFAHHKNQTLLYNLFDISQSAQNPIAVIGLTCRLDILELLEKRVKSRFSHRQIHLMNSFGFQQYLKIFKEQLSLPAEFPDEFFAERWNENVQCLAEDRSVQEVLQKHFSVSKSLRSLHMLLMLALKSVTTSHSFLTAADLMEANQLCSMDSKANIVHGLSVLEICLIIAMKHLNDIYEEEPFNFQMVYNEFQKFVQRKAHSVYNFEKPVVMKAFEHLQQLELIRPVERTSVNAQREYQLMKLLLDNTQIMNALQKYPNCPTDVRQWATSSLSWL; this is encoded by the exons ATG GTACAAAGAATTTTACGTGAAAGATTTTGTCATCAGAGTTCACACAGTAACCTATTTGGAGTACAGGTACAATATAA acaCTTAATTGAGCTGCTAAAAAGAACTGCTATCTGTGGAGAAAGTAATTCTCTTCTCATTATTGGACCCCGAGGATCAGGAAAGACCATG TTAATAGACCATGCTTTGAAAGAACTAGTGAAAGTAGAAGAAGTGACTGAAAATATATTACAAGTTCACCTAAATG GACTGCTACAGATAAATGATAAAATTGCCCTAAAGGAAATAACAAGGCAATTAAATCTGGAAAATGTAGTTGGAGATAAAGTTTTT GGAAGCTTTGCTGAAAACCTTTCGTTTCTTCTGGAAGCTTTAAAGAAAG GTGACCGGACTAGTAGTTGTCCAGTGATCTTCATATTAGATGAATTTGATCTTTTTGCTCATCATAAAAACCAAACACTGCTTTATAATCTTTTTGACATTTCTCAGTCTGCACAGAATCCAATAGCAGTTATTGGTCTTACATGTAGATTG gatATTTTGGAACTCTTAGAAAAGAGAGTGAAGTCACGATTTTCTCACCGGCAGATACATTTAATGAATTCATTTGGTTTTCAACAGtaccttaaaatatttaaagaacaattaTCTCTACCTGCAGAATTTCCAGACGAGTTTTTTGCTGAGAGGTGGAATGAGAATGTTCAG TGTCTCGCAGAAGATAGAAGTGTGCAAGAAGTACTTCAAAAGCATTTCAGTGTCAGCAAAAGCTTGAGATCATTGCACATGcttttg ATGCTTGCTTTAAAAAGTGTGACAACATCGCACTCATTTTTGACTGCGGCAGATCTGATGGAGGCCAATCAGCTGTGTAGCATGGACTCTAAAGCAAATATTGTGCACG GTTTGTCAGTCTTGGAAATCTGTCTTATAATAGcaatgaaacatttaaatgacATCTATGAAGAGGAGCCCTTTAATTTTCAAATGGTCTATAATG AGTTTCAGAAGTTTGTTCAAAGGAAGGCCCATTCTGTTTATAATTTTGAGAAACCTGTTGTCATGAAG GCTTTCGAACACTTACAACAATTAGAGTTAATAAGGCCCGTGGAAAGAACTTCAGTAAATGCACAGAGAGAATACCAGCTGATGAAACTTCTTTTGGATAATACTCAAATTATGAACGCTTTGCAGAAATACCCCAACTGTCCTACAGATGTTAGGCAATGGGCAACATCCTCATTAAGCTGGTTATGA
- the ORC4 gene encoding origin recognition complex subunit 4 isoform X1 has protein sequence MRPDLWRVGFQVVEMSSRKSKSNNLIHTEYLSQVQRILRERFCHQSSHSNLFGVQVQYKHLIELLKRTAICGESNSLLIIGPRGSGKTMLIDHALKELVKVEEVTENILQVHLNGLLQINDKIALKEITRQLNLENVVGDKVFGSFAENLSFLLEALKKGDRTSSCPVIFILDEFDLFAHHKNQTLLYNLFDISQSAQNPIAVIGLTCRLDILELLEKRVKSRFSHRQIHLMNSFGFQQYLKIFKEQLSLPAEFPDEFFAERWNENVQCLAEDRSVQEVLQKHFSVSKSLRSLHMLLMLALKSVTTSHSFLTAADLMEANQLCSMDSKANIVHGLSVLEICLIIAMKHLNDIYEEEPFNFQMVYNEFQKFVQRKAHSVYNFEKPVVMKAFEHLQQLELIRPVERTSVNAQREYQLMKLLLDNTQIMNALQKYPNCPTDVRQWATSSLSWL, from the exons GTACAAAGAATTTTACGTGAAAGATTTTGTCATCAGAGTTCACACAGTAACCTATTTGGAGTACAGGTACAATATAA acaCTTAATTGAGCTGCTAAAAAGAACTGCTATCTGTGGAGAAAGTAATTCTCTTCTCATTATTGGACCCCGAGGATCAGGAAAGACCATG TTAATAGACCATGCTTTGAAAGAACTAGTGAAAGTAGAAGAAGTGACTGAAAATATATTACAAGTTCACCTAAATG GACTGCTACAGATAAATGATAAAATTGCCCTAAAGGAAATAACAAGGCAATTAAATCTGGAAAATGTAGTTGGAGATAAAGTTTTT GGAAGCTTTGCTGAAAACCTTTCGTTTCTTCTGGAAGCTTTAAAGAAAG GTGACCGGACTAGTAGTTGTCCAGTGATCTTCATATTAGATGAATTTGATCTTTTTGCTCATCATAAAAACCAAACACTGCTTTATAATCTTTTTGACATTTCTCAGTCTGCACAGAATCCAATAGCAGTTATTGGTCTTACATGTAGATTG gatATTTTGGAACTCTTAGAAAAGAGAGTGAAGTCACGATTTTCTCACCGGCAGATACATTTAATGAATTCATTTGGTTTTCAACAGtaccttaaaatatttaaagaacaattaTCTCTACCTGCAGAATTTCCAGACGAGTTTTTTGCTGAGAGGTGGAATGAGAATGTTCAG TGTCTCGCAGAAGATAGAAGTGTGCAAGAAGTACTTCAAAAGCATTTCAGTGTCAGCAAAAGCTTGAGATCATTGCACATGcttttg ATGCTTGCTTTAAAAAGTGTGACAACATCGCACTCATTTTTGACTGCGGCAGATCTGATGGAGGCCAATCAGCTGTGTAGCATGGACTCTAAAGCAAATATTGTGCACG GTTTGTCAGTCTTGGAAATCTGTCTTATAATAGcaatgaaacatttaaatgacATCTATGAAGAGGAGCCCTTTAATTTTCAAATGGTCTATAATG AGTTTCAGAAGTTTGTTCAAAGGAAGGCCCATTCTGTTTATAATTTTGAGAAACCTGTTGTCATGAAG GCTTTCGAACACTTACAACAATTAGAGTTAATAAGGCCCGTGGAAAGAACTTCAGTAAATGCACAGAGAGAATACCAGCTGATGAAACTTCTTTTGGATAATACTCAAATTATGAACGCTTTGCAGAAATACCCCAACTGTCCTACAGATGTTAGGCAATGGGCAACATCCTCATTAAGCTGGTTATGA
- the ORC4 gene encoding origin recognition complex subunit 4 isoform X2, translating into MSSRKSKSNNLIHTEYLSQVQRILRERFCHQSSHSNLFGVQVQYKHLIELLKRTAICGESNSLLIIGPRGSGKTMLIDHALKELVKVEEVTENILQVHLNGLLQINDKIALKEITRQLNLENVVGDKVFGSFAENLSFLLEALKKGDRTSSCPVIFILDEFDLFAHHKNQTLLYNLFDISQSAQNPIAVIGLTCRLDILELLEKRVKSRFSHRQIHLMNSFGFQQYLKIFKEQLSLPAEFPDEFFAERWNENVQCLAEDRSVQEVLQKHFSVSKSLRSLHMLLMLALKSVTTSHSFLTAADLMEANQLCSMDSKANIVHGLSVLEICLIIAMKHLNDIYEEEPFNFQMVYNEFQKFVQRKAHSVYNFEKPVVMKAFEHLQQLELIRPVERTSVNAQREYQLMKLLLDNTQIMNALQKYPNCPTDVRQWATSSLSWL; encoded by the exons GTACAAAGAATTTTACGTGAAAGATTTTGTCATCAGAGTTCACACAGTAACCTATTTGGAGTACAGGTACAATATAA acaCTTAATTGAGCTGCTAAAAAGAACTGCTATCTGTGGAGAAAGTAATTCTCTTCTCATTATTGGACCCCGAGGATCAGGAAAGACCATG TTAATAGACCATGCTTTGAAAGAACTAGTGAAAGTAGAAGAAGTGACTGAAAATATATTACAAGTTCACCTAAATG GACTGCTACAGATAAATGATAAAATTGCCCTAAAGGAAATAACAAGGCAATTAAATCTGGAAAATGTAGTTGGAGATAAAGTTTTT GGAAGCTTTGCTGAAAACCTTTCGTTTCTTCTGGAAGCTTTAAAGAAAG GTGACCGGACTAGTAGTTGTCCAGTGATCTTCATATTAGATGAATTTGATCTTTTTGCTCATCATAAAAACCAAACACTGCTTTATAATCTTTTTGACATTTCTCAGTCTGCACAGAATCCAATAGCAGTTATTGGTCTTACATGTAGATTG gatATTTTGGAACTCTTAGAAAAGAGAGTGAAGTCACGATTTTCTCACCGGCAGATACATTTAATGAATTCATTTGGTTTTCAACAGtaccttaaaatatttaaagaacaattaTCTCTACCTGCAGAATTTCCAGACGAGTTTTTTGCTGAGAGGTGGAATGAGAATGTTCAG TGTCTCGCAGAAGATAGAAGTGTGCAAGAAGTACTTCAAAAGCATTTCAGTGTCAGCAAAAGCTTGAGATCATTGCACATGcttttg ATGCTTGCTTTAAAAAGTGTGACAACATCGCACTCATTTTTGACTGCGGCAGATCTGATGGAGGCCAATCAGCTGTGTAGCATGGACTCTAAAGCAAATATTGTGCACG GTTTGTCAGTCTTGGAAATCTGTCTTATAATAGcaatgaaacatttaaatgacATCTATGAAGAGGAGCCCTTTAATTTTCAAATGGTCTATAATG AGTTTCAGAAGTTTGTTCAAAGGAAGGCCCATTCTGTTTATAATTTTGAGAAACCTGTTGTCATGAAG GCTTTCGAACACTTACAACAATTAGAGTTAATAAGGCCCGTGGAAAGAACTTCAGTAAATGCACAGAGAGAATACCAGCTGATGAAACTTCTTTTGGATAATACTCAAATTATGAACGCTTTGCAGAAATACCCCAACTGTCCTACAGATGTTAGGCAATGGGCAACATCCTCATTAAGCTGGTTATGA
- the ORC4 gene encoding origin recognition complex subunit 4 isoform X4, whose translation MLIDHALKELVKVEEVTENILQVHLNGLLQINDKIALKEITRQLNLENVVGDKVFGSFAENLSFLLEALKKGDRTSSCPVIFILDEFDLFAHHKNQTLLYNLFDISQSAQNPIAVIGLTCRLDILELLEKRVKSRFSHRQIHLMNSFGFQQYLKIFKEQLSLPAEFPDEFFAERWNENVQCLAEDRSVQEVLQKHFSVSKSLRSLHMLLMLALKSVTTSHSFLTAADLMEANQLCSMDSKANIVHGLSVLEICLIIAMKHLNDIYEEEPFNFQMVYNEFQKFVQRKAHSVYNFEKPVVMKAFEHLQQLELIRPVERTSVNAQREYQLMKLLLDNTQIMNALQKYPNCPTDVRQWATSSLSWL comes from the exons ATG TTAATAGACCATGCTTTGAAAGAACTAGTGAAAGTAGAAGAAGTGACTGAAAATATATTACAAGTTCACCTAAATG GACTGCTACAGATAAATGATAAAATTGCCCTAAAGGAAATAACAAGGCAATTAAATCTGGAAAATGTAGTTGGAGATAAAGTTTTT GGAAGCTTTGCTGAAAACCTTTCGTTTCTTCTGGAAGCTTTAAAGAAAG GTGACCGGACTAGTAGTTGTCCAGTGATCTTCATATTAGATGAATTTGATCTTTTTGCTCATCATAAAAACCAAACACTGCTTTATAATCTTTTTGACATTTCTCAGTCTGCACAGAATCCAATAGCAGTTATTGGTCTTACATGTAGATTG gatATTTTGGAACTCTTAGAAAAGAGAGTGAAGTCACGATTTTCTCACCGGCAGATACATTTAATGAATTCATTTGGTTTTCAACAGtaccttaaaatatttaaagaacaattaTCTCTACCTGCAGAATTTCCAGACGAGTTTTTTGCTGAGAGGTGGAATGAGAATGTTCAG TGTCTCGCAGAAGATAGAAGTGTGCAAGAAGTACTTCAAAAGCATTTCAGTGTCAGCAAAAGCTTGAGATCATTGCACATGcttttg ATGCTTGCTTTAAAAAGTGTGACAACATCGCACTCATTTTTGACTGCGGCAGATCTGATGGAGGCCAATCAGCTGTGTAGCATGGACTCTAAAGCAAATATTGTGCACG GTTTGTCAGTCTTGGAAATCTGTCTTATAATAGcaatgaaacatttaaatgacATCTATGAAGAGGAGCCCTTTAATTTTCAAATGGTCTATAATG AGTTTCAGAAGTTTGTTCAAAGGAAGGCCCATTCTGTTTATAATTTTGAGAAACCTGTTGTCATGAAG GCTTTCGAACACTTACAACAATTAGAGTTAATAAGGCCCGTGGAAAGAACTTCAGTAAATGCACAGAGAGAATACCAGCTGATGAAACTTCTTTTGGATAATACTCAAATTATGAACGCTTTGCAGAAATACCCCAACTGTCCTACAGATGTTAGGCAATGGGCAACATCCTCATTAAGCTGGTTATGA